In Tubulanus polymorphus chromosome 2, tnTubPoly1.2, whole genome shotgun sequence, a single window of DNA contains:
- the LOC141899150 gene encoding uncharacterized protein LOC141899150 isoform X1, giving the protein MIMDGLDTLSQVALADQLNLSFDTYHLPQTANTTGSRQGLDAGDDNLNTPVTTASDMPAFFSADTDFHDPVPITASVEASFTIPEKASTEGQAATQGQTTHRISYKGTFTTSATPACSATTTTHQGFTPIITPILSILASGSNLPQGQFTVLNPATQTERQHTPTFHQSQDDSQSQSPQTPLQQFEQQFPSAASSPPVSSHYYGSSMSSAGSPDLPEAVYAGSPQEYGTPPPPPYTRQSSFDQSSMTNFPMKQPPTYTSCTHQTGQQSTGQLGFEQQPVSQSQQMSDQQTLQIHVSEDLTYTKYKGWGASNIPDLQQLQCSQSPPTFVPVKTEPQSSDEYGQFTTLSSDFTSMASTSPLSVSPSTSSSKLAMDILNQPYHSLPTPLKLLPVKPRKYPNRPSKTPPHERPYACPVEACDRRFSRSDELTRHIRIHTGQKPFQCRICMRSFSRSDHLTTHIRTHTGEKPFSCDVCGRKFARSDEKKRHAKVHLKQKMKKEAKLMAAGAPSTSVHGVPSAAAGSAAQSMDIHMDDPSRTMAGSLPIMVTTSGL; this is encoded by the exons ATGATTATGGACGGGTTGGATACGTTGTCGCAAGTTGCTCTTGCTGATCAACTTAATTTAAGTTTTGATACATATCACTTGCCACAGACTGCGAATACAACTGGATCACGTCAAGGCTTAGACGCTGGAGATGATAATTTGAATACACCAGTGACTACAGCATCAGATATGCCGGCCTTCTTCAGTGCTGATACAGACTTCCATGACCCAGTGCCAATTACtg CAAGTGTAGAGGCATCGTTTACGATTCCGGAGAAGGCTAGCACTGAAGGACAGGCGGCTACTCAGGGTCAAACTACTCACAGAATTTCATACAAAGGGACATTTACCACTTCAGCCACTCCAGCCTGCAGTGCCACGACCACTACCCACCAGGGCTTCACCCCTATCATCACGCCTATACTCAGCATCTTGGCGTCTGGATCAAACCTACCGCAAGGACAATTTACTGTTCTGAATCCAGCTACTCAAACTGAACGACAACATACACCAACTTTCCACCAGAGCCAAGATGATTCTCAATCTCAGAGTCCACAGACTCCTCTGCAACAGTTTGAACAGCAGTTTCCATCCGCGGCATCTTCCCCGCCGGTCAGCAGCCATTACTATGGTAGTTCGATGTCGAGTGCCGGATCACCAGATTTACCTGAAGCCGTGTATGCTGGATCTCCTCAGGAGTACGGAacaccaccaccacctcctTACACCAGGCAGTCATCGTTCGATCAAAGTTCTATGACAAACTTTCCGATGAAACAACCACCGACCTATACTAGTTGTACTCATCAGACGGGTCAACAGTCAACCGGTCAACTCGGGTTTGAACAACAACCAGTCAGTCAATCTCAACAGATGTCTGACCAACAGACCCTTCAAATTCACGTTTCCGAGGACTTAACCTATACGAAATATAAAGGTTGGGGTGCGTCGAATATTCCAGATTTACAGCAATTACAATGCTCGCAGTCACCTCCAACTTTCGTCCCTGTCAAAACAGAACCTCAGTCTTCTGACGAATACGGACAATTTACGACATTATCGTCAGATTTTACATCGATGGCTTCAACTTCGCCCTTAAGCGTTTCGCCTTCAACGTCCAGTTCGAAATTAGCGATGGACATTCTCAATCAACCTTACCATTCACTTCCGACTCCGCTCAAACTATTGCCGGTTAAACCTCGTAAATACCCGAACCGACCGAGTAAAACACCGCCACACGAACGACCGTACGCCTGCCCGGTCGAAGCGTGCGATCGACGATTCTCGAGAAGTGATGAACTGACCAGACATATACGCATTCACACCGGACAAAAACCGTTTCAGTGTCGTATATGCATGCGTAGTTTTTCGCGTAGCGATCATTTAACGACTCATATTCGTACACACACCGGCGAAAAACCGTTCTCTTGTGACGTTTGCGGCCGAAAATTCGCGCGTTCCGACGAAAAGAAACGACACGCGAAAGTACatttaaaacagaaaatgaaaaaagaagcGAAACTGATGGCGGCTGGCGCTCCGTCGACGTCAGTACACGGTGTTCCATCAGCGGCTGCGGGTTCGGCTGCCCAATCAATGGACATTCACATGGACGATCCTAGCAGAACTATGGCCGGGTCTCTGCCCATTATGGTGACCACATCTGGATTATAA
- the LOC141899150 gene encoding uncharacterized protein LOC141899150 isoform X2, with the protein MPAFFSADTDFHDPVPITASVEASFTIPEKASTEGQAATQGQTTHRISYKGTFTTSATPACSATTTTHQGFTPIITPILSILASGSNLPQGQFTVLNPATQTERQHTPTFHQSQDDSQSQSPQTPLQQFEQQFPSAASSPPVSSHYYGSSMSSAGSPDLPEAVYAGSPQEYGTPPPPPYTRQSSFDQSSMTNFPMKQPPTYTSCTHQTGQQSTGQLGFEQQPVSQSQQMSDQQTLQIHVSEDLTYTKYKGWGASNIPDLQQLQCSQSPPTFVPVKTEPQSSDEYGQFTTLSSDFTSMASTSPLSVSPSTSSSKLAMDILNQPYHSLPTPLKLLPVKPRKYPNRPSKTPPHERPYACPVEACDRRFSRSDELTRHIRIHTGQKPFQCRICMRSFSRSDHLTTHIRTHTGEKPFSCDVCGRKFARSDEKKRHAKVHLKQKMKKEAKLMAAGAPSTSVHGVPSAAAGSAAQSMDIHMDDPSRTMAGSLPIMVTTSGL; encoded by the exons ATGCCGGCCTTCTTCAGTGCTGATACAGACTTCCATGACCCAGTGCCAATTACtg CAAGTGTAGAGGCATCGTTTACGATTCCGGAGAAGGCTAGCACTGAAGGACAGGCGGCTACTCAGGGTCAAACTACTCACAGAATTTCATACAAAGGGACATTTACCACTTCAGCCACTCCAGCCTGCAGTGCCACGACCACTACCCACCAGGGCTTCACCCCTATCATCACGCCTATACTCAGCATCTTGGCGTCTGGATCAAACCTACCGCAAGGACAATTTACTGTTCTGAATCCAGCTACTCAAACTGAACGACAACATACACCAACTTTCCACCAGAGCCAAGATGATTCTCAATCTCAGAGTCCACAGACTCCTCTGCAACAGTTTGAACAGCAGTTTCCATCCGCGGCATCTTCCCCGCCGGTCAGCAGCCATTACTATGGTAGTTCGATGTCGAGTGCCGGATCACCAGATTTACCTGAAGCCGTGTATGCTGGATCTCCTCAGGAGTACGGAacaccaccaccacctcctTACACCAGGCAGTCATCGTTCGATCAAAGTTCTATGACAAACTTTCCGATGAAACAACCACCGACCTATACTAGTTGTACTCATCAGACGGGTCAACAGTCAACCGGTCAACTCGGGTTTGAACAACAACCAGTCAGTCAATCTCAACAGATGTCTGACCAACAGACCCTTCAAATTCACGTTTCCGAGGACTTAACCTATACGAAATATAAAGGTTGGGGTGCGTCGAATATTCCAGATTTACAGCAATTACAATGCTCGCAGTCACCTCCAACTTTCGTCCCTGTCAAAACAGAACCTCAGTCTTCTGACGAATACGGACAATTTACGACATTATCGTCAGATTTTACATCGATGGCTTCAACTTCGCCCTTAAGCGTTTCGCCTTCAACGTCCAGTTCGAAATTAGCGATGGACATTCTCAATCAACCTTACCATTCACTTCCGACTCCGCTCAAACTATTGCCGGTTAAACCTCGTAAATACCCGAACCGACCGAGTAAAACACCGCCACACGAACGACCGTACGCCTGCCCGGTCGAAGCGTGCGATCGACGATTCTCGAGAAGTGATGAACTGACCAGACATATACGCATTCACACCGGACAAAAACCGTTTCAGTGTCGTATATGCATGCGTAGTTTTTCGCGTAGCGATCATTTAACGACTCATATTCGTACACACACCGGCGAAAAACCGTTCTCTTGTGACGTTTGCGGCCGAAAATTCGCGCGTTCCGACGAAAAGAAACGACACGCGAAAGTACatttaaaacagaaaatgaaaaaagaagcGAAACTGATGGCGGCTGGCGCTCCGTCGACGTCAGTACACGGTGTTCCATCAGCGGCTGCGGGTTCGGCTGCCCAATCAATGGACATTCACATGGACGATCCTAGCAGAACTATGGCCGGGTCTCTGCCCATTATGGTGACCACATCTGGATTATAA